Proteins encoded by one window of Candidatus Nitrosocosmicus hydrocola:
- a CDS encoding uracil-DNA glycosylase gives MIKDQVVKCLLCDLSKNRINAVPGNGNITDKVMIIGEAPGKNEDLIGVPFVGSAGKILDKALQEGGLERNDVYITNVVKCRPPNNRVPTDNEIQICTSKYLKNEITLISPKVICILGATALKSLLGFEHMSKYRGKIINVEPHRYFITYHPAATLYNTKLKQVFFEDIHKLSSIIKADTYTMDRYFS, from the coding sequence ATGATTAAAGATCAGGTAGTAAAATGCCTGCTTTGTGATTTATCGAAAAATAGAATCAACGCTGTACCAGGGAATGGTAATATCACAGATAAAGTAATGATAATAGGAGAGGCGCCCGGAAAAAACGAAGATTTAATCGGTGTTCCTTTTGTGGGCAGTGCTGGCAAAATATTAGATAAGGCGTTACAAGAAGGAGGTCTCGAAAGGAACGATGTCTATATAACTAATGTTGTGAAATGTAGACCACCCAATAATAGAGTTCCGACCGACAACGAAATTCAAATCTGTACCAGTAAGTACCTCAAAAATGAAATTACCCTCATTTCTCCAAAAGTTATTTGCATATTAGGTGCTACGGCGCTAAAATCCCTTTTGGGCTTTGAGCACATGAGTAAATATAGAGGTAAAATTATTAACGTGGAACCCCATCGATACTTCATTACCTATCACCCGGCAGCTACTCTATACAATACAAAATTAAAGCAAGTTTTTTTTGAAGATATTCATAAGTTGTCAAGTATAATAAAAGCAGATACATATACGATGGATAGATATTTCTCATAG